The Algoriphagus sp. TR-M9 genome has a window encoding:
- a CDS encoding DUF4295 domain-containing protein, translating into MAKKVVATLKKEGGVSYAKVIKAVRSEKTGAYTFREEMVPAPMVQETLKK; encoded by the coding sequence ATGGCTAAGAAAGTAGTAGCAACCCTGAAAAAAGAAGGTGGCGTGTCTTACGCCAAAGTAATCAAGGCAGTAAGATCTGAAAAAACCGGAGCTTACACCTTTAGAGAAGAGATGGTTCCTGCCCCAATGGTACAGGAAACTTTGAAAAAATAA
- a CDS encoding SPFH domain-containing protein, with protein MEKIIKPMSGYFMILFVLGLIVFAVALFIKQLLILVGILSVVTALVCAAGFFIVEPNKAMVLLLFGDYKGSVKANGFYWVNPFMTKKKISLRVRNFENKPVKVNDKIGNPVLIGTIVVWQVEDTFKATFDVDDYENFVHLQSDAAIRKMTGLYPYDNFEDEEAEITLRSGVEDVNHSLEQEISERLHHAGIKVIEARISHLAYSSEIASAMLQRQQATAIVAARQKIVEGAVGMVDMALEDLKIKGIVDFDEEKKAVMVSNLMVVLCSDKSASPVLNVGTLNQ; from the coding sequence ATGGAAAAGATCATTAAACCCATGTCAGGATACTTCATGATCCTGTTTGTACTAGGACTAATTGTTTTTGCAGTCGCACTTTTTATCAAACAACTACTGATACTAGTTGGTATTTTATCTGTGGTAACGGCATTGGTATGTGCTGCCGGCTTTTTCATTGTAGAACCCAACAAAGCTATGGTGTTGTTGCTTTTTGGAGATTACAAAGGAAGTGTAAAGGCCAATGGCTTTTATTGGGTGAACCCCTTTATGACCAAGAAGAAGATCTCACTACGAGTAAGAAACTTTGAAAACAAGCCAGTCAAGGTGAATGACAAAATCGGTAATCCTGTTCTCATTGGCACTATAGTAGTTTGGCAGGTAGAAGATACATTCAAGGCTACCTTTGACGTGGATGACTACGAAAATTTTGTTCACCTGCAGTCGGATGCTGCTATCAGAAAAATGACAGGTTTATACCCCTATGACAATTTTGAAGATGAGGAAGCCGAAATCACGTTACGTTCTGGAGTTGAAGACGTCAATCATTCGCTAGAGCAAGAAATCAGCGAACGTCTCCATCATGCCGGGATTAAAGTCATAGAAGCCAGAATTTCGCACTTGGCCTATTCTTCTGAAATAGCTTCTGCTATGCTCCAAAGACAACAGGCAACTGCTATAGTAGCCGCAAGGCAGAAAATCGTAGAAGGAGCCGTCGGAATGGTGGATATGGCGCTGGAAGACCTCAAAATCAAAGGTATCGTAGATTTCGATGAAGAGAAAAAAGCAGTGATGGTCTCAAACCTTATGGTCGTCCTCTGCTCGGACAAGAGTGCCAGCCCTGTACTGAACGTAGGAACACTCAATCAATAA
- a CDS encoding class I SAM-dependent methyltransferase, which yields MKSIISFVIRFVPRPLLQRVSPLVMKVFSKLNSGDQVKCPVCNHSYRKFLPYGRIARENALCPSCLSLERHRLMWLFLQEKTNFFTAPLRVLHVAPEHCFIERFEALGNLEYITADIESPLAKVKMDVHEIPFPENSFDVIFCNHVLEHVQDDLKACAEFNRVLRPEGWGILQSPVYPMEKTLEDDSITDPAERERIFGQRDHVRKFGKDYATRLRKSGLQIEENRFVKELQANLVEQYALPIEEVIFVCRKGY from the coding sequence ATGAAGTCAATTATTAGTTTTGTTATTCGCTTTGTGCCTCGTCCACTTTTGCAACGGGTAAGTCCATTGGTGATGAAGGTCTTTTCGAAGCTAAACTCCGGAGACCAGGTAAAATGCCCTGTCTGCAATCACTCTTACAGAAAATTTCTTCCTTATGGGAGAATTGCCCGGGAAAACGCCCTGTGTCCTAGCTGCCTATCTTTGGAACGCCATCGGCTAATGTGGCTCTTCCTTCAAGAAAAAACCAACTTTTTCACAGCTCCACTGCGAGTATTGCATGTGGCACCAGAGCATTGTTTTATAGAGAGGTTTGAAGCTTTGGGCAATCTAGAGTACATCACAGCAGATATAGAGTCGCCCTTAGCGAAGGTAAAGATGGATGTTCACGAGATCCCCTTTCCTGAAAACAGTTTTGATGTCATCTTTTGTAATCATGTATTAGAACACGTACAAGATGATTTAAAAGCCTGTGCAGAATTTAATAGAGTTTTAAGGCCTGAGGGGTGGGGAATCCTGCAGTCCCCCGTATACCCCATGGAAAAGACCTTAGAAGACGATAGCATCACCGACCCGGCAGAACGGGAACGCATATTCGGGCAGCGTGATCATGTGAGAAAGTTTGGAAAAGACTATGCTACCCGTCTTAGAAAATCCGGATTGCAAATCGAAGAAAATCGCTTCGTGAAGGAACTTCAAGCAAATTTGGTTGAGCAATATGCACTTCCAATAGAGGAGGTGATATTTGTTTGTAGAAAAGGATATTAG
- a CDS encoding glycosyltransferase produces the protein MFFSIIIPVYNRPEELHELLNSIRLQSHTDFEVIVIEDGSQVDSKAVIASFNSSFSCQYLTQENTGQGFARNHGMTKATGDFFVILDSDVILPPDYLKVLFEAIRTRGLDAFGGPDAAAEDFSTLQKAMDFAMTSFWTTGGIRGNLSDPGKYQARGFNMGVSREVFEETGGFVDANQGEDIEWSIRIKKAGFKLELVQEAYVYHKRKNTLTSFASQAFSFGRNRVNVSRYHPEAIKAVHLLPTAFMLFCLSMLLMSFSATILFRIEIQIFFLWSVMLVFSSITENKSIKVGLMSWLTSVVQLCSYGLGLPYEWVRKTFKG, from the coding sequence ATGTTCTTTTCGATCATCATCCCAGTTTACAATAGACCTGAAGAGCTGCATGAATTACTGAACAGCATCAGGCTTCAGTCCCATACTGATTTTGAAGTTATAGTCATCGAGGATGGATCCCAGGTTGATTCTAAAGCTGTGATCGCAAGTTTTAACTCCTCTTTTTCCTGCCAATATCTAACACAAGAAAATACCGGTCAGGGCTTTGCCCGCAACCATGGTATGACGAAGGCAACAGGTGATTTTTTTGTCATCTTGGATTCTGATGTGATTCTGCCTCCAGACTATCTGAAAGTCCTTTTTGAGGCGATTCGTACTAGGGGGCTGGATGCTTTTGGCGGTCCTGATGCAGCTGCTGAAGATTTTTCTACTTTGCAGAAAGCTATGGATTTTGCCATGACATCATTTTGGACTACCGGTGGAATACGAGGGAATCTTTCTGACCCTGGGAAGTATCAAGCCAGAGGTTTCAATATGGGAGTCAGCAGGGAAGTGTTTGAAGAGACTGGGGGTTTTGTAGATGCAAACCAAGGTGAGGATATAGAGTGGAGTATCCGCATCAAAAAGGCCGGGTTTAAGCTTGAATTAGTTCAGGAAGCTTATGTCTATCACAAAAGGAAAAATACCCTGACTTCATTTGCTAGTCAAGCTTTTTCATTTGGTAGAAACAGGGTCAATGTATCCAGGTATCATCCAGAAGCTATCAAAGCAGTCCACCTCCTTCCTACTGCTTTTATGCTGTTTTGCCTTAGTATGCTCTTGATGAGCTTCTCAGCCACCATTTTATTCAGAATAGAAATTCAGATCTTTTTTCTATGGTCAGTGATGCTTGTTTTTTCATCAATAACTGAAAATAAATCCATCAAGGTAGGATTGATGAGCTGGTTGACATCAGTGGTTCAGCTTTGCTCCTATGGCTTAGGGCTGCCATATGAGTGGGTGAGGAAAACCTTCAAAGGCTAA
- a CDS encoding dihydroorotase, with product MSILFKGLRFVDSEGLQEPKDFVFDQGEMQLVESGNSTVYEREIDASGWLISKGWVDLRCGLGEPGYEYKESVETLADSLTASGFAAAVILPNTDPVLQSKSDVDFVLNRARKFTPEFIIQGAVTKDVSGEDFTEMLDVHYQSEVTVFGEGRKTLANADRYMKALQYLQRFDGVLFDHSYDPLLAIFGHMNEGEVSTKIGVKGIPNLADDVAIQRNLEIINYAGGKAHFQTINTKKSVELIRAAKKQGLQVTADVSIYQLLFTDMDLVDFDTNLKVMPPFRTESDRQALLQGLKDGTIDAIVSNHSPQDLDSKFMEFDLANFGMAGLQTFLPAMVKLEKELGWPLLISKITQEASSIIPQQLKESWTLFDPKAEWNYDHSSNKSLSSNSPWFGQTLCGQVKYVVQKGQLIEIDV from the coding sequence ATGTCGATTCTATTTAAAGGTCTCCGTTTTGTTGATTCTGAAGGTTTGCAAGAGCCAAAAGATTTTGTTTTTGATCAGGGAGAGATGCAGCTCGTGGAGTCCGGTAATTCCACTGTTTATGAAAGGGAAATTGATGCCTCAGGATGGCTGATTTCTAAAGGTTGGGTAGATTTGAGATGCGGGCTAGGAGAACCAGGTTATGAGTATAAAGAATCTGTGGAAACTCTTGCAGACTCCTTAACTGCAAGTGGCTTTGCTGCCGCTGTGATATTGCCGAATACGGATCCAGTTTTGCAATCTAAATCTGATGTTGATTTTGTGTTGAACAGGGCTAGGAAATTTACCCCTGAATTTATTATTCAAGGAGCTGTTACCAAGGATGTCTCCGGTGAAGATTTTACCGAAATGCTTGATGTCCACTATCAGAGTGAGGTTACTGTATTTGGAGAAGGTAGGAAAACCCTAGCTAATGCTGATCGATACATGAAGGCTTTGCAATATTTGCAACGCTTCGATGGCGTATTGTTTGATCATTCCTATGATCCTCTGCTGGCCATATTTGGTCACATGAATGAGGGGGAGGTTTCTACAAAAATAGGCGTAAAAGGGATCCCTAATCTCGCGGATGACGTTGCTATACAACGAAATTTGGAAATTATAAATTATGCCGGTGGGAAAGCACATTTTCAGACCATCAATACCAAAAAAAGTGTGGAGTTGATCAGAGCGGCAAAAAAGCAAGGACTTCAAGTCACTGCGGATGTTTCCATTTATCAACTCTTATTCACGGATATGGACTTGGTAGATTTTGATACCAATCTAAAGGTTATGCCCCCATTTCGAACTGAATCTGATAGACAGGCTTTGCTCCAAGGGCTTAAGGATGGCACCATCGATGCTATTGTATCTAACCATTCCCCACAAGACCTTGACTCTAAATTTATGGAATTCGATTTGGCTAATTTTGGTATGGCAGGTTTGCAAACTTTCCTTCCAGCTATGGTCAAGTTAGAAAAGGAGTTAGGCTGGCCTTTGCTGATTAGTAAAATCACCCAAGAGGCGTCTTCTATCATTCCTCAACAATTGAAGGAAAGTTGGACTTTATTTGACCCTAAAGCAGAATGGAATTATGATCATTCTTCGAATAAGTCTTTGTCTTCTAATTCTCCCTGGTTTGGGCAGACTTTATGCGGTCAGGTAAAATACGTAGTCCAAAAGGGCCAATTAATAGAAATTGATGTCTAA
- a CDS encoding DUF4199 domain-containing protein, with amino-acid sequence MEEQQSPFQAAVKPGLTIGLVSLAITFIAYFINSSLLASGWFGLVALAIFFVLIIYFGKQYRTELGGFMSFGTAFNFSFITMVISGLISTLGSILLFQVIDPSLPQVLADESFNTTIEMMEKFGASADSLPPEQLEEIKKSTMDGFTIGGQLKGFGISLIVYAIIALILGAILKKRDKSLDY; translated from the coding sequence ATGGAAGAGCAACAATCTCCCTTTCAAGCAGCGGTAAAACCGGGCTTAACCATCGGTCTGGTTTCGCTAGCCATTACTTTTATAGCTTATTTTATCAACAGTAGCCTACTAGCTTCTGGCTGGTTTGGGCTGGTGGCTTTGGCTATTTTCTTTGTGCTAATAATTTACTTTGGTAAGCAGTATAGAACTGAACTAGGTGGATTTATGAGCTTTGGGACCGCATTCAACTTCAGCTTTATTACTATGGTAATTTCTGGGTTGATATCCACACTTGGCTCAATTTTGCTTTTTCAAGTGATTGATCCTTCACTTCCCCAAGTTTTGGCGGATGAATCTTTCAATACTACCATAGAAATGATGGAGAAATTTGGCGCTTCAGCTGACTCCTTACCTCCTGAGCAATTGGAAGAAATCAAGAAAAGTACTATGGATGGCTTTACTATCGGTGGTCAATTGAAAGGTTTTGGCATCAGCTTGATTGTCTATGCGATTATTGCTTTAATTTTGGGAGCAATCCTAAAGAAGAGAGACAAGTCTCTCGATTATTAA
- a CDS encoding glycosyltransferase family 2 protein, producing MTQISVVVPVFNEEESLSELTHWISRVMNDHGFSYEVIFINDGSTDNSWEHIVALNKEFSSVKGINFTRNYGKSAAMDAGFKRAAGDVVITMDADLQDSPDEIPGLFVMIQEGKFDVVSGWKKERHDPIGKTIPSRFFNGVTRWISGIKLHDFNCGLKAYRKKVVKNISIYGEMHRYIPLLAKWNGFGKIGEKVVQHQARKYGYSKFGLERFLNGFLDLISVSFVHRYKKKPMHFFGLLGSLSFLGGFMITCWLIFEKIYGLSKGLKVREITDQPLFFLALVALIIGVQLFVTGFIAELMTSSQTKETEYKIDEELNFDY from the coding sequence ATGACCCAAATTTCAGTTGTAGTTCCTGTATTTAATGAGGAGGAGTCTCTGTCTGAATTAACGCATTGGATTAGCCGTGTCATGAATGATCACGGCTTTTCTTATGAAGTGATTTTCATCAATGACGGTAGTACAGATAATTCCTGGGAACACATCGTAGCGCTTAATAAGGAGTTTTCTTCAGTTAAAGGCATCAATTTTACCCGGAATTATGGAAAATCGGCAGCTATGGATGCTGGGTTTAAAAGAGCGGCTGGTGACGTGGTTATTACCATGGATGCAGACCTGCAGGATAGTCCAGATGAAATCCCCGGATTATTTGTGATGATCCAAGAAGGGAAATTCGATGTGGTTTCTGGGTGGAAAAAGGAGCGACATGATCCTATAGGGAAGACTATTCCCTCTAGATTTTTCAATGGTGTCACCCGGTGGATATCCGGGATAAAACTTCATGATTTTAATTGTGGTCTTAAAGCCTACCGTAAAAAAGTGGTTAAGAACATCAGTATTTACGGAGAAATGCACCGTTATATTCCCTTACTGGCTAAATGGAACGGTTTTGGGAAAATAGGGGAGAAGGTAGTTCAGCACCAAGCGAGGAAATACGGCTATTCTAAGTTTGGATTAGAGCGTTTTCTGAATGGCTTTTTGGATTTGATTTCCGTTTCATTTGTGCATCGCTACAAAAAAAAGCCTATGCATTTTTTCGGACTTCTTGGGAGCTTGTCCTTCTTGGGTGGTTTTATGATTACCTGCTGGCTAATTTTCGAGAAAATATATGGCTTAAGTAAAGGATTAAAAGTACGTGAGATTACGGACCAACCTTTGTTTTTCTTGGCACTAGTGGCCTTGATTATTGGGGTTCAGCTTTTCGTGACTGGTTTTATAGCAGAGCTCATGACCTCCAGCCAAACTAAGGAGACGGAATATAAAATTGACGAAGAGTTAAATTTTGATTATTGA
- a CDS encoding 3-keto-disaccharide hydrolase → MKNVLVMVLLLASVNFAHAQKKVKLFNGKDLSGWTIYGTEKWYVEDGLLISESGPDKGYGYLGTDEHYKDFEITLEFKQEANGNSGVFIRSTVDGTKVSGWQVEVAPPGHDTGGIYESYGRGWLVKPDPEKDKYLKFGEWNKMKIVVKGDNVTSYLNGHEMVNFTDAKIGEGEGGICLQIHDGGGIKVYWRNIVLKKL, encoded by the coding sequence ATGAAAAACGTATTAGTAATGGTGCTCTTGTTGGCATCTGTGAATTTTGCCCATGCGCAGAAAAAAGTAAAGCTCTTTAATGGAAAAGATCTTTCAGGTTGGACTATTTATGGGACCGAAAAGTGGTACGTTGAGGATGGCTTGTTGATTTCAGAGAGTGGTCCAGATAAAGGATATGGCTATTTAGGAACAGACGAGCACTACAAGGATTTTGAGATCACTTTGGAATTCAAGCAGGAAGCAAACGGAAACTCAGGGGTATTCATTAGGTCTACCGTGGATGGGACTAAAGTATCAGGCTGGCAAGTAGAGGTAGCGCCTCCAGGTCATGATACAGGTGGGATTTACGAATCCTATGGTAGAGGATGGCTAGTTAAGCCCGATCCGGAGAAAGACAAGTACCTGAAGTTTGGAGAATGGAATAAAATGAAAATAGTGGTGAAAGGGGATAATGTGACATCCTATTTGAATGGACATGAAATGGTAAACTTCACAGATGCTAAAATCGGAGAAGGAGAAGGAGGTATTTGTCTTCAGATCCACGATGGTGGGGGGATAAAAGTATATTGGCGAAATATTGTTTTGAAAAAGCTGTAA
- a CDS encoding TolC family protein: MNISKLLFLKSFLIFSMAMVISLEMNAQEIPTYSLQEMVQRAKDRSPAALRAKTRRENRYWQYRLFRSNYNPQLRLTGTIPQFYQEFNNITQPDGSIEFIEVKQNLMDVGLGLEQVIAPTGGVVSVNTSTNRFDNFLANPGDPQTRYSGVPVNVALQQPLFAYNPYKWDKKIEPLLYEESKREYVQEMEELSIYVTQMYFDYLIAQVNYDIASVNLKNTKDIFEVEKKRNEIGVTPEDDLLQVELQVLTAQQEMAEAQLALENAAFTMNSFIGLNQSSRLNLLSPTDIPDLEVDVEQAIQLAFQNRSEVVTFDRQKIEAEANVAQARGQRFQAQLNASYGYNNAAFNFTDIYNNPNTQALVSLGLSVPILDWGRNKARMSQAMANQELINYTVEQERITFEQEIFTKVKNFLMIKDRLNVTQVSADVAQRRYDIALQRYQTGNVTITNLNIAQNEKDANKRAFYSSLRDYWVAYYELRSLTLYDFENEQLLYIPEEAD; the protein is encoded by the coding sequence ATGAATATTAGCAAGCTGCTATTTTTAAAGTCTTTTTTGATTTTTAGCATGGCCATGGTAATCAGCCTTGAAATGAATGCCCAGGAAATCCCTACCTACTCCTTACAGGAAATGGTGCAAAGAGCTAAAGATCGCTCCCCGGCTGCCCTACGAGCCAAGACAAGAAGAGAAAACCGGTATTGGCAGTACCGGCTGTTCAGGTCAAATTATAATCCGCAACTCCGGCTTACCGGTACCATTCCGCAGTTTTATCAAGAGTTTAATAACATTACCCAGCCGGACGGTTCTATAGAATTCATAGAAGTGAAGCAAAACCTGATGGATGTAGGTCTGGGGTTAGAGCAGGTGATTGCCCCTACAGGAGGCGTGGTTTCGGTGAATACTTCCACGAATAGATTTGATAATTTCCTGGCCAATCCCGGTGATCCTCAGACCAGGTACTCCGGGGTTCCAGTGAATGTGGCCCTGCAACAGCCCCTTTTTGCCTACAATCCATACAAATGGGATAAGAAAATCGAACCCCTGCTTTATGAGGAAAGTAAGCGCGAGTACGTACAGGAAATGGAAGAGCTATCCATCTACGTTACGCAGATGTACTTTGATTATCTGATCGCACAAGTAAATTATGATATCGCTTCTGTCAATCTTAAGAATACCAAGGATATTTTTGAGGTAGAAAAGAAGAGAAATGAAATAGGAGTGACACCTGAGGATGACCTTCTTCAAGTAGAACTGCAGGTGCTTACTGCGCAGCAGGAAATGGCAGAGGCGCAGTTGGCATTGGAAAATGCAGCCTTTACGATGAATTCATTTATTGGACTGAATCAATCCTCAAGGCTTAACTTATTGTCACCAACAGATATTCCTGACTTAGAAGTGGATGTAGAGCAAGCGATCCAGCTGGCTTTTCAGAATCGCTCCGAAGTGGTGACATTTGATCGGCAAAAAATTGAAGCTGAAGCGAATGTGGCCCAGGCAAGAGGGCAACGTTTTCAGGCACAATTGAATGCGAGTTATGGGTATAACAATGCCGCTTTTAATTTCACTGATATTTACAATAATCCAAATACGCAGGCTTTGGTAAGTCTGGGGCTTTCAGTTCCAATATTGGACTGGGGTAGGAACAAGGCCAGAATGTCCCAAGCTATGGCCAATCAAGAATTAATAAACTACACCGTGGAGCAGGAAAGGATAACTTTTGAACAGGAAATATTTACGAAAGTGAAGAACTTTCTGATGATCAAAGACCGGTTAAATGTGACGCAGGTTTCTGCAGATGTCGCCCAGCGGAGGTATGATATAGCACTGCAGCGCTATCAAACAGGGAATGTGACTATAACCAATCTGAATATTGCCCAAAATGAAAAAGACGCGAACAAACGCGCCTTTTATTCCTCGCTTAGAGATTATTGGGTGGCTTATTACGAGCTGAGATCACTTACGCTTTATGATTTTGAAAATGAGCAATTGCTCTATATTCCTGAAGAAGCTGACTAG
- the ftsY gene encoding signal recognition particle-docking protein FtsY translates to MGIFGFFSKDKKESLDQGLQKSSENIFSKLSKAVVGKSKVDDEVLDELEEVLITSDVGVDTTIKIIQRIEERVARDKYVNTTELDIILKEEIASLLKENNSEDHLDFDLPEGKKPYVIMVVGVNGVGKTTTIGKLANMFQSAGKSVILGAADTFRAAAVDQLILWGKRVNVPVISHGMNTDPASVAFDAVKKGVDSNADVVIIDTAGRLHTKVNLMNELGKIKRVMQKFIPDAPHEILLVLDGSTGQNAFIQAKEFTKVTEITSLAITKLDGTAKGGVVIGISDQLKVPVKYIGVGEKMTDLQIFNRKEFVDSLFTKK, encoded by the coding sequence ATGGGAATCTTTGGTTTCTTTTCGAAGGACAAAAAAGAAAGTCTTGATCAAGGCCTACAGAAATCAAGCGAAAATATATTCTCCAAACTCAGCAAAGCAGTAGTTGGAAAGTCTAAGGTAGATGATGAAGTCCTCGATGAACTCGAGGAAGTACTCATCACCTCAGACGTAGGAGTAGATACCACGATCAAGATCATTCAAAGGATAGAAGAAAGAGTAGCGCGTGACAAGTACGTCAATACTACCGAGCTGGATATCATCCTAAAAGAAGAAATCGCATCTTTGCTCAAAGAAAACAACTCCGAAGATCATTTGGATTTTGACCTACCTGAAGGCAAAAAACCATATGTTATCATGGTGGTAGGAGTGAATGGGGTGGGAAAAACAACTACCATAGGAAAACTGGCAAACATGTTCCAGTCTGCCGGGAAATCTGTAATCTTGGGCGCAGCCGATACTTTTAGAGCTGCAGCTGTTGACCAGCTTATTCTATGGGGAAAAAGGGTAAATGTACCCGTGATTTCTCATGGAATGAATACCGACCCAGCATCTGTAGCTTTTGATGCAGTAAAAAAGGGAGTGGACTCCAATGCTGACGTAGTTATCATCGATACAGCTGGCCGACTGCACACCAAAGTCAACTTGATGAATGAGCTGGGCAAAATAAAAAGGGTCATGCAGAAATTCATTCCTGACGCTCCCCACGAAATCCTACTTGTACTGGATGGATCTACAGGGCAAAACGCCTTTATCCAAGCAAAGGAATTCACGAAAGTGACCGAAATCACCTCTCTAGCTATCACCAAACTCGATGGAACTGCAAAAGGCGGAGTAGTCATCGGTATCTCAGACCAACTCAAAGTTCCTGTCAAATACATTGGTGTGGGTGAAAAAATGACAGACCTTCAGATCTTCAATAGAAAAGAATTTGTGGATTCGCTTTTCACCAAAAAATGA
- a CDS encoding DUF4199 domain-containing protein — protein MSKYFTSAYRFGILGGALSVVSFIVLSLIYGDATNLNLVFGYVITPISIFIAIKIFKEYANAGYLSFAEGMSVGFVCYMVLASISCAGIWLTLMFWPDLFQEIKTSKLDVLSNNKDSIVSQLGVESYDMTLKSLSNLSQWDIGFNDAIWKIIPGLFFTIIISIILRKNPN, from the coding sequence ATGTCTAAATATTTTACTTCGGCCTATAGATTTGGGATTTTGGGTGGTGCATTAAGTGTGGTTTCATTTATAGTGTTGTCACTAATCTATGGGGATGCTACTAATCTGAATTTGGTGTTTGGATATGTCATTACGCCAATTTCTATTTTTATCGCTATAAAAATCTTCAAGGAATATGCAAACGCAGGTTATCTCTCTTTTGCCGAAGGCATGTCAGTGGGATTTGTCTGCTATATGGTGTTAGCCTCGATTAGCTGTGCGGGGATCTGGCTAACGCTTATGTTTTGGCCGGATTTATTTCAAGAAATTAAGACCTCTAAACTTGATGTACTGTCCAATAATAAAGATAGTATTGTCTCCCAACTAGGGGTAGAATCTTATGATATGACGCTAAAAAGTCTGTCCAATCTATCTCAATGGGACATAGGTTTTAATGATGCAATCTGGAAAATCATTCCCGGACTGTTTTTTACTATTATTATTTCAATTATTTTAAGGAAAAATCCTAACTAA
- the rpmG gene encoding 50S ribosomal protein L33, whose translation MAKKGNRVQVIMECTEHKDSGMPGTSRYITTKNRKNTTERLELKKFNPILKKMTVHKEIK comes from the coding sequence ATGGCTAAGAAAGGCAATAGAGTACAAGTGATTATGGAATGCACGGAGCATAAAGACTCTGGTATGCCAGGTACTTCAAGATACATCACTACAAAGAATAGAAAGAATACGACTGAAAGATTGGAATTGAAGAAATTCAACCCAATTTTGAAGAAAATGACTGTTCATAAAGAAATTAAGTAA
- a CDS encoding Arc family DNA-binding protein — translation MPKKKAFALRLDENMMKALEKWAADEFRSTNGQLEWIIREALKKSGRLPKHNPDKTE, via the coding sequence ATGCCTAAAAAGAAAGCATTTGCGCTGCGGCTGGATGAAAATATGATGAAGGCACTGGAAAAATGGGCTGCTGATGAATTTCGCAGCACCAATGGACAGCTGGAGTGGATCATCCGGGAAGCTTTAAAAAAGTCAGGCAGACTTCCCAAGCACAATCCCGACAAAACGGAATAA
- a CDS encoding 3-keto-disaccharide hydrolase — protein sequence MKNARYAWVALFALAWSCGPKPAEDSVTETVVEEVLVAENTLTEEEKNEGWMLLFDGTNTDGWRAFNGDSFPSDGWTVEDGALKALGKGGDIGGDIVFGPMEFEEFEMEWTWKIAPGGNSGVLYHVVEDPKYDAPYETGPEYQMIDQLGFPDPLEKWQSIGADYAMTEPDYEGAVKPAGEWNTSRIVFSEEGSSYYLNGKKTVEFVPYSEAWTAARNSGKWEEYPDYAIAKSGLISLQDHGAETWFKNIKIRKL from the coding sequence ATGAAAAATGCAAGATATGCCTGGGTAGCTTTATTTGCCCTAGCTTGGTCCTGTGGACCTAAACCTGCTGAGGACTCGGTGACAGAAACAGTGGTAGAGGAAGTCCTGGTAGCAGAAAACACCCTTACAGAAGAAGAAAAGAATGAAGGTTGGATGCTGCTATTTGACGGCACCAATACTGATGGCTGGAGAGCATTTAACGGGGATAGCTTCCCATCGGATGGCTGGACTGTGGAGGATGGAGCATTGAAAGCCCTAGGCAAAGGAGGAGATATCGGCGGAGATATTGTTTTTGGGCCTATGGAATTTGAGGAGTTTGAGATGGAATGGACATGGAAGATTGCCCCTGGTGGTAACAGTGGGGTGCTCTATCATGTGGTAGAAGATCCAAAATATGACGCTCCTTACGAAACAGGACCGGAATACCAGATGATTGACCAACTGGGATTTCCAGATCCATTGGAAAAGTGGCAGTCAATTGGTGCAGATTATGCGATGACAGAGCCAGACTATGAAGGAGCAGTAAAACCTGCTGGGGAATGGAACACTTCAAGGATTGTTTTCTCAGAGGAAGGCTCGAGTTATTACCTTAATGGTAAGAAAACCGTTGAATTTGTTCCTTATTCTGAAGCGTGGACCGCTGCCAGGAATTCTGGCAAGTGGGAGGAGTATCCGGATTATGCTATTGCCAAGTCTGGCCTCATTTCTCTTCAGGACCACGGAGCTGAAACTTGGTTTAAGAATATAAAGATAAGAAAGCTGTAA